Genomic segment of Variovorax sp. OAS795:
GTCTCGCTCGAATCCGACAAGGCGACGATGGACGTGCCGGCGCCGCTCTCGGGCGTGGTGACGGCCATCGGGATCAAGATCGGGGACAAGGTGAGCGAAGGGTCGGTGATTCTTTCGCTGGCGACGGGGGATGCGCCTGCAGTGGTGGGGGCCGTTCCCTCACCCCAACCCTCTCCCGCGAGCGGGAGAGGGAGCGAAGCGGCGGCGGTGCCTGCGGCCAATGCCGGGATCGAAGCCGGCTTCGCGCTCGCCTATGCCGGCCCCGCGGTGCGCAAGCTCGCCCGCGAGCTCGGCGTCGATCTCGGCAAGGTCAAGGGCACCGGCGACCACGGGCGCATCGTGCGCACCGACGTCGAGGCGTTCGCGAAGGGCGGCGGTGCGTCCACCGCGCCGGCCGCGGGCAAGTCCGCGTCCGCCCCCGCGGGCGGCGGCGTCGGCGGCATCGACCTGTTGCCCTGGCCCAAGGTCGACTTCGCCAAGTTTGGCCCGACCGAGCGCAAGGAACTGTCACGCATCAAGAAGATCAGCGCCGCCAACCTGCACCGCAACTGGGTCGTCATCCCGCATGTGACGACGCACGACGAGGCCGACATCACCGACCTCGAGGCCTTCCGCGTGCAGATGAACAAGGAGCTGGAGAAGTCGGGCGTCAAGATCAGCATGCTGCCCTTCATGATGAAGGCAGCGGTCGCTGCGCTGAAGAAGTTCCCGGAGTTCAACGCGAGCCTGGACGGCGATGCGCTCGTGCTCAAGAACTACTGGCACATCGGCTTTGCGGCCGACACGCCCAACGGGCTCATGGTGCCGGTGATCCGCGACGTCGACAAGAAGACCGTGCCCGACATCGCCAGGGAGATGGGCGAGCTCGCCAAGCTCGCCCGCGACGGCAAGCTCAAGCCCGACCAGATGTCGGGCGGCACCTTCACCATCAGCTCGCTGGGCGGCATCGGCGGCATCTACTTCACGCCGATCATCAATGCGCCCGAGGTCGCGATCATGGGCGTGTGCAAGAGCTACTGGAAGCAGCACTCCAGCGACGGCAAGACTTACGCCTCGCGCCTCACGCTGCCGCTGTCCCTCTCGTGGGACCACCGCGTGATCGACGGCGCCGCCGCCGCGCGCTTCAACGTCTATTTCGCCAACGTGCTCGCCGACCTGCGGCGCGTGCTGTTCTGAAGGAAGCTCCCAAATGGCACACACGGTGGAAGTCAAGGTTCCGGACATCGGCGAATTCAAGGATGTCGCGGTCATCGAGCTGCTGGTCAAGCCCGGCGAGGTGATCGCGGTCGATACCGGGCTGGTGATGGTGGAGTCCGACAAGGCGTCGATGGAGATTCCGTCGAGCCATGCGGGCACGGTGAAGGAGCTGAAGGTCGCGCTGGGGGACAAGGTGAGCGAAGGGTCGGTGATCCTCGTCATCGAGACGGCTGCTGCTGCCTCCCCTCTCCCGCCTGCGGGAGAGGGGCCGGGGGTGAGGGCGACGGCCGCACCCTCACCCCAACCCTCTCCCGCAAGCGGGAGAGGGAGCGAGGCAGCGCCTACGCCTGTCGCGGGCAGCTACACCGGCAAGGCCGACCTCGAATGCGAAGTGCTCGTGCTCGGCGCCGGCCCCGGCGGCTACTCGGCCGCGTTCCGCAGCGCCGACCTCGGCATGAAGACGATGCTGGTCGAGCGCTACGCCACGCTCGGCGGCGTGTGCCTCAACGTGGGCTGCATTCCCTCGAAGGCGCTGCTGCACACGGCCGGCGTGATGGACGAGGTCAAGCTGCTGGCCAAGCACGGCATCAAGTTCGCCGCGCCCGAGGTCGACATCGACGCGCTGCGCGGCTTCAAGGACGGCGTCATCAAGAAGCTCACCGGCGGCCTGGCCGGCATGGCCAAGGCGCGCAAGGTCGAGGTGGTCACCGGTGTCGGCAGCTTCCTCGATGCCTACCACGTCGAGGTGGCGGGAGAGGGCGGCGCGAAGAAGGTGGTGAAGTTCGCCAAGGCCATCATCGCCGCGGGCTCGCAGGCCGTGAACCTGCCCTTCATGCCCGAGGACGAGCGCGTCGTCGACTCCACCGGCGCGCTGCTGCTCAAGGGCATTCCCAAGCGCATGCTGGTCATCGGTGGCGGCATCATCGGCCTGGAGATGGCGACGGTGTATTCGACGCTGGGCACGCGCATCGACGTGGTCGAGATGCTCGACGGCCTGATGCAGGGCGCCGACCGCGACCTCGTCAAGGTGTGGGAGAAGTTCAACGCGCCACGCTTCGACAACGTGATGCTCAAGACCAAGACCATCGGTGCCAAGGCCACCCAGGCCGGCATCGAAGTGAGCTTCGAGGGCGAAAAGGCGCCTGCGGGCCCGCAGGTCTACGACCTGGTGCTGGTGGCCGTGGGCCGCAGCCCCAACGGCAAGAAGATCGCGGCCGACAAGGCCGGCGTGGCCGTCACCGACCGCGGCTTCATCGACGTGGACAAGCAGATGCGCACCAATGTGCCGCACATCTTCGCCATCGGCGACATCGTGGGCCAGCCCATGCTGGCGCACAAGGCGGTGCACGAGGCGCATGTGGCGGCCGAGGCGGCGCACGGCGAGGCGGCGTTCTTCGACGCCCGGCAGATTCCCTCGGTGGCCTACACCGACCCCGAGGTGGCCTGGGCCGGCAAGACGGAGGAGCAATGCAAGGCCGAGGGCCTGAAGATCGGCAAGGCGGTGTTCCCGTGGGCCGCATCGGGCCGCGCCATCGCCAACGGCCGCGACGAGGGCTTCACCAAGCTGCTGTTCGACGAGGCCACGCACCGCATCGTCGGCGGCGGCATCGTGGGCACGCATGCGGGCGACCTGATCAGCGAGGTGTGCCTGGCCATCGAGATGGGCTGCGAGCCCTCGGACATCGGCAAGACCATCCATCCGCATCCGACACTGGGCGAATCCATCGGCATGGCGGCCGAGGTGTTCGAGGGGCATTGCACCGACCTGCCCCCGGTGAAGAAGAAGTAGGCCGCCGCCATGCCGCTCGCACTGGCTTTCGAGGCGCTGGGTTCGGGGCCTCCGGTGGTGATCCTGCACGGCCTGTTCGGCGCAGGGCGCAACTGGACGCAATTTGCAGAGGCGCTGGCCGGGGACCACCGCGTCTACCTGCCCGATGCCCGCAACCATGGCGCGTCGCCATGGGCGGAATCGATGTCGTACGTGGAGATGGCGGCCGACGTGCGCACGCTGATCGAGCGCGAGCAGCTGCGCCGGCCGTTCGTGATCGGCCACAGCATGGGCGGCAAGACCGCGATGGCGCTGGCGCTCTCGCACCCGGAGGCCGTCGCCGGCATCGCCGTGATCGACATCGCGCCCGAGAGCTATGCCGACCAGTTCTCGTCGTACGTGTCGGCCATGCGCAGCCTCGACGTGGCGGGCGCGGCGAGCCGCCGCGAGATCCGCCAGGCGCTGGCCGACAGCCTCAGCGCCGAGGCCCCGGTCGACTTCCTGATGCAGAACCTGCGCCGGCAGAACGACCGCTTCGACTGGCGCCTGAACCTGCTGGCCACGGGCCTGTGCATGCGCGAGCTGTGCGACTTTCCCGAGGCGCTGCGTTCGGCGCGCTCCGACGCGCCGGCGCTCTTCCTGCACGGCGCGGAGTCCGACTACGTGCGGCCTTCGTCGCACGCCGGCATCCGCGCGCTGTTCCCGCATGCGCAGATCGACGCCATTGCCGGCGCCGGCCACTGGGTGCATG
This window contains:
- a CDS encoding dihydrolipoyllysine-residue acetyltransferase; protein product: MSNAIDIKVPDIGDFSDVPVIEIFVKPGDTVKAEDPLVSLESDKATMEVPAPRGGVVESISVKLGDKVSEGSVIMTFKAEGGAAALAPVEAAKPIVSAAPAATNAPAGVAEVRVPDIGDFKDVPVIEIFVKVGDTVKAEDPIVSLESDKATMDVPAPLSGVVTAIGIKIGDKVSEGSVILSLATGDAPAVVGAVPSPQPSPASGRGSEAAAVPAANAGIEAGFALAYAGPAVRKLARELGVDLGKVKGTGDHGRIVRTDVEAFAKGGGASTAPAAGKSASAPAGGGVGGIDLLPWPKVDFAKFGPTERKELSRIKKISAANLHRNWVVIPHVTTHDEADITDLEAFRVQMNKELEKSGVKISMLPFMMKAAVAALKKFPEFNASLDGDALVLKNYWHIGFAADTPNGLMVPVIRDVDKKTVPDIAREMGELAKLARDGKLKPDQMSGGTFTISSLGGIGGIYFTPIINAPEVAIMGVCKSYWKQHSSDGKTYASRLTLPLSLSWDHRVIDGAAAARFNVYFANVLADLRRVLF
- the lpdA gene encoding dihydrolipoyl dehydrogenase: MAHTVEVKVPDIGEFKDVAVIELLVKPGEVIAVDTGLVMVESDKASMEIPSSHAGTVKELKVALGDKVSEGSVILVIETAAAASPLPPAGEGPGVRATAAPSPQPSPASGRGSEAAPTPVAGSYTGKADLECEVLVLGAGPGGYSAAFRSADLGMKTMLVERYATLGGVCLNVGCIPSKALLHTAGVMDEVKLLAKHGIKFAAPEVDIDALRGFKDGVIKKLTGGLAGMAKARKVEVVTGVGSFLDAYHVEVAGEGGAKKVVKFAKAIIAAGSQAVNLPFMPEDERVVDSTGALLLKGIPKRMLVIGGGIIGLEMATVYSTLGTRIDVVEMLDGLMQGADRDLVKVWEKFNAPRFDNVMLKTKTIGAKATQAGIEVSFEGEKAPAGPQVYDLVLVAVGRSPNGKKIAADKAGVAVTDRGFIDVDKQMRTNVPHIFAIGDIVGQPMLAHKAVHEAHVAAEAAHGEAAFFDARQIPSVAYTDPEVAWAGKTEEQCKAEGLKIGKAVFPWAASGRAIANGRDEGFTKLLFDEATHRIVGGGIVGTHAGDLISEVCLAIEMGCEPSDIGKTIHPHPTLGESIGMAAEVFEGHCTDLPPVKKK
- a CDS encoding alpha/beta fold hydrolase — translated: MPLALAFEALGSGPPVVILHGLFGAGRNWTQFAEALAGDHRVYLPDARNHGASPWAESMSYVEMAADVRTLIEREQLRRPFVIGHSMGGKTAMALALSHPEAVAGIAVIDIAPESYADQFSSYVSAMRSLDVAGAASRREIRQALADSLSAEAPVDFLMQNLRRQNDRFDWRLNLLATGLCMRELCDFPEALRSARSDAPALFLHGAESDYVRPSSHAGIRALFPHAQIDAIAGAGHWVHADQPAALSCGLRDWLADAQAAAPL